Genomic window (Candidatus Auribacterota bacterium):
CCTGGGCGATGCCCACCGCCTGCGCCGCGACTCCCGGCCTCGACGCGTCGAAGGTCTTCATGGCGACGATGAACCCCTGCCCCTCCTTGCCGAGGAGGTTTCCCGCGGGAACGCGGCAGTCCTGGAAAACGAGCTCGCGCGTCGCCGAGGCCCTGATACCCATCTTGTTCTCTTTCTTGCCAAACTCAAAACCGGGCATTCCCTTTTCCACGATGAACGCGCTCGCGCCGCGGCTGCCGCGCGCTTTATCGGTCATGGCGACCACCGTGTACACGGCGGCCTCCCCGCCGTTGGTGATCCACTGCTTCGTCCCGTTCAGCACGTAGCTGTCGCCGTCCTTGCGGGCGGTCGTCTGAATCGCGCCCGCATCGCTCCCCGCGTTCGATTCCGTGAGGGCAAAAGCGACGATGCTCTTCCCCTCAGCGATATTCGGCAGATATTTCTTCTTCTGGGACTCGCTCCCGAAGAGGATCAGGGGGAAGGTTCCCAGGGCTGTTGCGGCGAGGCAGAGGGCAATCCCGCCGCACACCCGGCTGAGCTCCTCAACCGCGATGCAGAGGTCCAGCACCCCGCCTCCCGTCCCGCCGTATTGTTCCTCGATGTATATCCCGAAAAGATTTGACTCGGCGATGACCTTCACGATATCCCAGGGGAACTCCTGAGATTCATCCAGCTCGGCCCGACGGGGCAGGATTTTTTCTCTGGCGATCTTCGCCGCGATCTCCTTGATGAATTGCTGCTCCTCTGTGAGGAAGTAGTTCATGGCGCATTCTCCATAGTCAAACAATCAGACATTGCTCACACACACGTGATGAGGAAAAACAGAATGAGAAGCGATCCTCCGCTGAGAGGCAGGATACTGTGGCGCACACCCCCCACTAGCCTTCAAACTTCCGGACCACGAGTGAGGAATTGTGACCGCCGAATCCGAACGAATTGGACATGGCAACCCTGACGCTCTGTTCCCGCGCGGTATTGGGCACATAATCCAGATCGCACTCCGGATCGGGGTACTCATAGTTGATGGTGGGTGGAATAATGCCATGTGTGAGGGTGAACACGGTGCTGATGAGCTCAACTCCCCCCGCGGCGCCCAGGAGGTGCCCGAACATTGATTTGTTGGAGCTCACCGCCAGCTTTTTGGCATGATCTCTAAAAACATCCTTGATCGCCATGGTCTCATACTTGTCATTGAGGTTCGTGGAGGTGCCATGCGCATTGATATAGTCGATGCCGTCAGGGTTAACCCCCGCATTTTTAACGGCCATTCTCATGCACGCTGCCGCTCCCTCGCCTCCGGGCGCGGGGGCGGTCATATGGTAGGCATCGGCGGTTGAGCCGTAGCCGATCAGCTCGGCATAGATGCGCGCATCCCTTTTCCTGGCGTGCTCCAGCTCCTCGAGAATGACGACTCCCGCCCCCTCGGACATGACGAATCCGTCCCGTTCCTTGTCAAAAGGCCTGCTCGCCTTCTCGGGAGCGTCATTCCTCGTCGAGAGCGCTTTCAGGGCGCAGAAACCCGCGATGCTAAGGGGGGTCACTGCCGCCTCGGTCCCGCCGGCGATCATCACATCAGCATCACCGAATTTGATCATGAGCGATGCCTCACCGATGCTATGCGCGGCAGAGGCGCATGCGGAGACGATGCAGCAGTTGGGGCCTTTGACCCCGAGTTGCATGGCGATCATCCCCGGCGCCATGTTGACGATGAGCATGGGGATAAAGAAGGGCGAAATGCGCTGAGGGCCTTTGGTGACCATCAAGGTATGCTGTTCCTCAATGGTGCTGATGCCCCCGATGCCGGACCCGACAACAACACCGATCCTGAGCAAGTCTTCCTTCCGAAGATCAAGGCCGGCGTTGTCAACGGCCATTTTTGCCACCACCACGGCGAACTGCACGAAGCGATCCATCCGCCTGGCTTCCTTCGGATTGATCCATACCTTCGGATCGAACCCCTTCACCTCGCCGCCGATTTGCGTGGGGAAGAGAGAGGGATCAAAAGAACTAATACGGGCTATGCCGCTCCTCCCCTTGCAGAGAGACTCCCACATCTCTTGAGCGCTATTGCCGTTAGGGGCAAGTGCACCCACCCCTGTAATGACCACCCGCCTCACGTTATCCTGCTCCTTGACTGAGATTCAGGTTTCCCTATTCCTGCTTCTGGCAATGTTCCTCGATATACTTAGTGGCTTCACCGACGGTCTTCAGATTCTCCGCATCCTCATCGGGAATCTCCGCGTCGAACTCTTCCTCGAGGGCCATCACCAGCTCGACAGTATCGAGAGAATCCGCCCCCAGATCGTCGATAAAAGAAGCATCGGGAGTCACCTCATCGGGATTGACCCCGAGCTGCTCCACCACGATATCCTTTACCCTCTGTGCGATATCCGACATGTTCAACCCTCCTCTTGTATAAGTGCCTTTAAATCGCGAACCAGACCACGCTCACATCACCATGCCGCCATCCACCACGAGAACCTGTCCCGTCATATAATCAGAAAGGCTGCTCGCGAGGAACAGGGCTGCGCTCGCGACATCTGACGGTGTGCCAAAATGCCCCATCGGGATGCTCTCCAGCATCTTCTGCTTTATCCCATTCGGGAGCACCTCGGTCATCCGCGTCTGAATAAAACCGGGGGCTATCGCATTCGCGGTGATCCCCCGTGACGCGAGCTCCCTGGCAATAGATTTCGTCAACCCTATCACACCAGCCTTTGAAGCCGCATAGTTGGCCTGCCCCGCGTTGCCAATTAATCCGACAACTGAGGCGATGTTGATGATCTTTCCGGCGCGCCGTTTCATCATCGGCTTGACGACAGCCTTGGTGAAGTGAAACGCACCCGTCAGATTCACCGCGATCACGGCATCCCAGTCTGCCTCGCTCATCCTCAGGAGAAAATTATCTCTCGCGATGCCGGCATTGTTGACGAGTATATCAATCCGTTCGAAAGAGTCAATAATTTTGTTTACCGCATCGTGAACCTGCTCCGCGCTGCTCACATCCGCAGTGAGCGCACACGCGCGCCGCCCCAGCGCCGTGATCTCATCACGCACCTTCGTGAGCGGCTCGGCGTCACGATCGCAGATGGCGACGTCCGCCCCCGACCGCGCGAAACAGAGCGCGATCTCTCTCCCAATCCCCTGGGCAGCCCCCGTCACGACGGCAACCTTATTCTCGAGCATCATGGTGCGTCTCCCGCTCTGCCTTTGAGTTCATCCAACGCCTTCCCGAGGGTGTCCGGATCCTGCACGTTCACCACTTTTAGGCTCTTGTCAATCCGGCGCATGAGACCGCGGAGCACCCTGCCGTGGCCCACTTCCATGAAAAACGCCACCCCCCGGCTGATGAGGTACCTCACGCTCTTCTCCCACAATACCGGTGAGCACAACTGCCTGAGGAGCGCCGCGCGAATTTCACCGGGTTGCGTGACCGGCAGCGCGCTCACATTGGCGATCACAGGGTACTTCGGCTCAACGATCTTTGTTTCCATCACTGCCCGGCGGAGCCTTTCTTCAGCGGGCTTCATGAGACGCGAATGGAACGCGCCGCTCACCTGGAGCTGCATGGCCTTCTGCGCGCCCCGCTTCTCCGCCTCCGTCATCGCGGCCTTCACCGCTTCCACGCTCCCGGAAATCGCTATTTGACCCGGGCAATTGAGGTTTGCGACGTCAAGCACACCCCGATCCTGAAAGAGCGAGCAGATCTGCTTCACCGTATCCAGATCCAGCCCTACGATCGAGGCCATGGTGCTCGGCTCTCTGTCGCACGCCTCCTGCATGGCCTCCCCGCGCTGTCGCACAAGCCTCAATCCATCGGCAAATGAGAATGAACCCGCCGCCACATGGGCGCTGAACTCTCCCAGGCTCAATCCAGCGGCTGCTATGGGGAGCGGCATGTCTACGGCAACTTCCTGAAGCGCCCGAATGCAGGCGATACCAGTGACGAATATCGCCGGCTGGCTGTTCTTGGTCAGCGTGAGTTCAGCCTCAGGGCCCTCGACGCAGAGCTTTCTGATATCGAACCCGAGTATTTCGTTTGCCTCTTCGAATACTTTACGTGCATCGGTGAATCGCTCCGCAATCGCACCGCCCATCCCCACCTCCTGAGAGCCCTGGCCGGGGAAGAGGAGAACAATCTTGTGCGAATCGTACATGGCAACACTCCCTTATAAAAATTCAAACCTCAAAATCAAAACTCCAAAACAAATACCAAACTCCAAATTCCAAAATCTAAAATATCCTCTGCTGATGAACTTCTCATCCTTTCATTTCAAATATTGAAGTTTGAAATTTAAAGTTTTGATTTTACATTTTCACCACCATCGCGCCCCACGTGAAACCTCCGCCGAAGGCGACGAGGAGCACCGTATCGCCCTTCGCGAGCTTCGCCTGTTTCATCGCTTCATCGAGCGCGACGGGGATGGAGGCTGCGGACAGATTGCCGCAGTGATCAACTGTGATATAAAATTTTTCGAAGGGAACACCAATCTTCTTTGCGACGGCGCGCATAATTCGCAGGTTCGCCTGGTGCGGTATCACGTAGGTGACTTCTCCCGCGCTCATCCGGGCCCGTTCGAGTGCCGACTCCGCTGCGTGCACCATAGCGTTCACCGCCTGTTTGAATACCTCCTTGCCCTCCATCTTCAGGTAGTGGAGGCGCTGGTCAACGGTCTCGTGGGACGCCGGGGTCCGGGAGCCGCCGCCGGGGAGGTACAACAGATTGCCCCAGCGCCCGTCAGCGCCGAGGTAGGACGAGATAATTTCGCTCCCGTCTGTCGTCTGGCCGAGGATGGCCGCGCCGGCTCCATCGCCAAAAAGAACACAGGTATTTCGGTCCTGCCAGTCGGTGATCGCGGTAAGTTTTTCCGCTCCGATCACGAGGGCGTTACGGTACCTCCCGGCCTTGATACACTGCCACGCCACATCCAGCGAGTAGAGCCAGCCTGTACAGGCGGCGTTCAGATCAAAACAGGCGGCATCGAACGCTCCTAAATGTTTCTGGACAATACATGAGGTGGAGGGGAAAGCCATATCGGGGGTAACCGTCGCGACGATGATCAGATCAAGCGCGCTCGCGCTCAACCCGCTGTCGGTGAGAGCCCTGCGGGAAGCCTCGATCGCGAGGTCTGAGGTGGCCTGATCCTCACGAGCGATATGCCGGATATTGATACCTGTCCTCTCGACGATCCACTGGTCAGTGGTATCAACCATCTTCTCCAGATCTGCATTACTCAGTATCTTTTCCGGCAGATAGGATCCACATCCGATAATGCCGACCTTCGCATGACTCATCGCACTGCCTCTGTATACATGGGCGTGCAACTCCTACAATCACTGTGTCGCGCAGCTCTCAGTGGTCCGCTGCATGATGTACTCATTCACGCCGTGTTGCACAAAGCTCTCGGCGACACGAATGGCATTCCGGATCGCCTTGGCATTAGAACTCCCGTGACAGATGATGCAATTCCCGTTCACCCCGAGCAACGGGGCTCCCCCGTATTCCGTGTAATCGCCCCTCCGGGCAATGCTCGCGAAGGATCCCTTGAGAATCAAGCCGCCGATCTTATTCCAGAGATTTTTTCTCACCTCTTCTTTAATCATCTTCATCATCGCCCAGGCAAGCCCTTCCGTGCACTTGAGCACCACGTTGCCCACGAAACCGTCGGAAACGACCACATCCACCTTGTAACCGTAGACATCCCTGCCCTCGACATTGCCGATGAAATTGAGTTTCGCGCGCTCGAGGAGTTCGAATGTTTCCCTGACCAGCGCGTCCCCCTTGGTCCGCTCGGATCCGATACTCAGGAGGCCGACCTTCGGATTTTGCTTTTTCTGGATCAAGCGGGCGAATGCATCTCCCATGATCGCGAACCCGAGAAGGTGTACCGGCTTGCAGTCTATATTCGCGCCCGCATCGATGAGCAGCGAGACGCCCCACGGGGTGGGAAGGTAGGTCGCAATCCCCGGCCGCTCAATCCCCTTGAGAAAACGCCACTTGAGTTTCGTCGCCATCACCACTGCCCCGGTATTGCCCGCTGAGACCATCGCCCCGGCCTCGCCCCGTTTCACTAGATTGGCCGCCTCGCCGATGGAAGAATGTTTCTTTTTCCTCAGCCCGCTGAGCGGTTCTTCCCCCATCCCGATTACCTCAGAGGCGTGCACGAAAGATACGTTGGCCAGGAGTTCAGGTTTCCCGAGCTTTTTGACCTGCGCACGAAGCTCATCCTCCCTGCCGACGAGGATAATCTCCCGATCGGGCTTCGCCTCAATCGCCTCAAGCGCGCCCTGGACGACGGCGCGCGGGGCGTGGTCGCCCCCCATTGCATCAATCGCGATTTTCACGTTCTACTCTTCCTTTACCGACATCACCTTTTTACCCCTGTAGTAGCCGCAGTGGGGGCATGCGCGGTGTATTGGTT
Coding sequences:
- a CDS encoding acyl-CoA dehydrogenase family protein, encoding MNYFLTEEQQFIKEIAAKIAREKILPRRAELDESQEFPWDIVKVIAESNLFGIYIEEQYGGTGGGVLDLCIAVEELSRVCGGIALCLAATALGTFPLILFGSESQKKKYLPNIAEGKSIVAFALTESNAGSDAGAIQTTARKDGDSYVLNGTKQWITNGGEAAVYTVVAMTDKARGSRGASAFIVEKGMPGFEFGKKENKMGIRASATRELVFQDCRVPAGNLLGKEGQGFIVAMKTFDASRPGVAAQAVGIAQGALDEAVTYARQREQFGKPIISFQGIQFMLADMATQIEAARSLVYAVARAVDRGEKRIAKESAMAKLFASDVAMRVTVDAVQVLGGYGYMKEYPVEKMMRDAKITQIYEGTNQIQRTIIASHLVKEEAARRE
- the fabF gene encoding beta-ketoacyl-ACP synthase II, yielding MRRVVITGVGALAPNGNSAQEMWESLCKGRSGIARISSFDPSLFPTQIGGEVKGFDPKVWINPKEARRMDRFVQFAVVVAKMAVDNAGLDLRKEDLLRIGVVVGSGIGGISTIEEQHTLMVTKGPQRISPFFIPMLIVNMAPGMIAMQLGVKGPNCCIVSACASAAHSIGEASLMIKFGDADVMIAGGTEAAVTPLSIAGFCALKALSTRNDAPEKASRPFDKERDGFVMSEGAGVVILEELEHARKRDARIYAELIGYGSTADAYHMTAPAPGGEGAAACMRMAVKNAGVNPDGIDYINAHGTSTNLNDKYETMAIKDVFRDHAKKLAVSSNKSMFGHLLGAAGGVELISTVFTLTHGIIPPTINYEYPDPECDLDYVPNTAREQSVRVAMSNSFGFGGHNSSLVVRKFEG
- a CDS encoding acyl carrier protein, with the translated sequence MSDIAQRVKDIVVEQLGVNPDEVTPDASFIDDLGADSLDTVELVMALEEEFDAEIPDEDAENLKTVGEATKYIEEHCQKQE
- the fabG gene encoding 3-oxoacyl-[acyl-carrier-protein] reductase, producing the protein MLENKVAVVTGAAQGIGREIALCFARSGADVAICDRDAEPLTKVRDEITALGRRACALTADVSSAEQVHDAVNKIIDSFERIDILVNNAGIARDNFLLRMSEADWDAVIAVNLTGAFHFTKAVVKPMMKRRAGKIINIASVVGLIGNAGQANYAASKAGVIGLTKSIARELASRGITANAIAPGFIQTRMTEVLPNGIKQKMLESIPMGHFGTPSDVASAALFLASSLSDYMTGQVLVVDGGMVM
- the fabD gene encoding ACP S-malonyltransferase, with the translated sequence MYDSHKIVLLFPGQGSQEVGMGGAIAERFTDARKVFEEANEILGFDIRKLCVEGPEAELTLTKNSQPAIFVTGIACIRALQEVAVDMPLPIAAAGLSLGEFSAHVAAGSFSFADGLRLVRQRGEAMQEACDREPSTMASIVGLDLDTVKQICSLFQDRGVLDVANLNCPGQIAISGSVEAVKAAMTEAEKRGAQKAMQLQVSGAFHSRLMKPAEERLRRAVMETKIVEPKYPVIANVSALPVTQPGEIRAALLRQLCSPVLWEKSVRYLISRGVAFFMEVGHGRVLRGLMRRIDKSLKVVNVQDPDTLGKALDELKGRAGDAP
- a CDS encoding ketoacyl-ACP synthase III, whose protein sequence is MSHAKVGIIGCGSYLPEKILSNADLEKMVDTTDQWIVERTGINIRHIAREDQATSDLAIEASRRALTDSGLSASALDLIIVATVTPDMAFPSTSCIVQKHLGAFDAACFDLNAACTGWLYSLDVAWQCIKAGRYRNALVIGAEKLTAITDWQDRNTCVLFGDGAGAAILGQTTDGSEIISSYLGADGRWGNLLYLPGGGSRTPASHETVDQRLHYLKMEGKEVFKQAVNAMVHAAESALERARMSAGEVTYVIPHQANLRIMRAVAKKIGVPFEKFYITVDHCGNLSAASIPVALDEAMKQAKLAKGDTVLLVAFGGGFTWGAMVVKM
- the plsX gene encoding phosphate acyltransferase PlsX encodes the protein MKIAIDAMGGDHAPRAVVQGALEAIEAKPDREIILVGREDELRAQVKKLGKPELLANVSFVHASEVIGMGEEPLSGLRKKKHSSIGEAANLVKRGEAGAMVSAGNTGAVVMATKLKWRFLKGIERPGIATYLPTPWGVSLLIDAGANIDCKPVHLLGFAIMGDAFARLIQKKQNPKVGLLSIGSERTKGDALVRETFELLERAKLNFIGNVEGRDVYGYKVDVVVSDGFVGNVVLKCTEGLAWAMMKMIKEEVRKNLWNKIGGLILKGSFASIARRGDYTEYGGAPLLGVNGNCIICHGSSNAKAIRNAIRVAESFVQHGVNEYIMQRTTESCATQ